From a region of the Cognatiyoonia koreensis genome:
- a CDS encoding leucyl aminopeptidase, with product MSDPIQIQFKETDLNRVADAPGVIAVFVDEDGKLDAGARKVNTLTRKAIARLAAGEPFKAMKLGEATQMAYPGGLAAVSVVVVKLPRNPDVATARAAGAALAKVHSGVPMLILAGAIRRADEIALGMALRCYAFERHQTHEPKSYGPVTMMASKPEALAKSAQNGAAVTEGVFFTRDLTNEPANVLTTDDFAARLAAMQELGLDVEILEEDALKELGMGALLCVGQGSASPSKVVVMRWNGGGSEAPFALVGKGVVFDTGGISLKPGAGMEDMTMDMGGAGVVAGVMRTLALRKAKANVVGLVGLVENMPSGTATRPGDVVTSMKGTTIEVINTDAEGRLVLADVLWYAQDRFKPRAMINLATLTGAIVIALGHENAGVFSNSEALAGDFLKAADAEGEGAWRMPMGPAYDKQLKSQYGDIRNSVGRPAGAITAAQFLGRFVNDDVPWCHLDIAGVASVKSETTFAPKGATGWGVMALNRLIADMYEG from the coding sequence ATGTCCGATCCGATCCAGATCCAGTTCAAGGAAACCGATTTGAACCGCGTTGCAGACGCACCCGGTGTGATCGCCGTTTTCGTGGACGAAGATGGCAAACTGGACGCCGGTGCACGCAAGGTGAACACGCTGACCCGCAAGGCGATTGCACGTCTGGCCGCAGGTGAGCCCTTCAAGGCAATGAAGCTGGGGGAGGCGACGCAGATGGCTTATCCCGGTGGCCTTGCGGCTGTGTCAGTTGTCGTGGTCAAGCTGCCCCGCAATCCAGACGTGGCGACGGCGCGCGCGGCAGGGGCCGCCTTGGCCAAGGTCCATTCCGGCGTGCCGATGCTGATCCTTGCCGGTGCGATCAGACGCGCAGATGAGATCGCGCTGGGGATGGCGTTGCGCTGTTATGCCTTCGAACGTCACCAGACCCATGAACCCAAATCTTACGGCCCGGTGACAATGATGGCCTCCAAGCCCGAAGCGCTGGCGAAATCCGCGCAGAACGGTGCGGCTGTGACCGAAGGCGTATTCTTCACGCGTGATTTGACGAATGAACCCGCCAACGTGCTGACTACCGATGATTTCGCGGCCCGTCTGGCGGCGATGCAGGAACTGGGTCTGGACGTGGAAATCCTTGAAGAGGACGCATTGAAGGAACTTGGCATGGGCGCATTGTTGTGCGTCGGGCAAGGTTCGGCCAGCCCGTCCAAGGTTGTGGTCATGCGGTGGAATGGTGGCGGGTCCGAAGCCCCGTTTGCGCTGGTCGGAAAGGGTGTTGTCTTTGACACCGGCGGTATCAGTCTCAAGCCCGGTGCCGGCATGGAAGACATGACGATGGACATGGGCGGTGCCGGTGTCGTTGCTGGTGTCATGCGCACGCTGGCGCTGCGCAAGGCCAAGGCCAATGTGGTCGGGCTGGTCGGATTGGTTGAAAACATGCCATCGGGGACGGCCACGCGGCCCGGTGATGTGGTCACATCCATGAAAGGCACGACGATCGAGGTCATCAACACGGATGCGGAAGGGCGGTTGGTGCTGGCGGATGTGCTTTGGTACGCGCAGGACCGCTTCAAGCCGCGGGCGATGATCAATCTTGCCACGTTGACGGGCGCAATCGTCATTGCGCTGGGCCACGAGAACGCAGGCGTTTTCAGCAATTCAGAAGCGCTGGCCGGTGATTTCCTCAAGGCTGCGGATGCAGAGGGCGAGGGGGCATGGCGCATGCCCATGGGTCCCGCTTATGACAAACAGCTGAAATCGCAATATGGCGATATCCGCAACAGTGTCGGTCGCCCCGCCGGCGCAATTACCGCGGCGCAGTTCCTTGGCCGTTTTGTCAATGACGACGTGCCGTGGTGCCATCTGGATATCGCGGGCGTCGCATCCGTGAAGTCCGAGACGACATTCGCGCCCAAGGGTGCCACAGGCTGGGGCGTCATGGCGCTGAACCGGCTGATTGCGGACATGTACGAGGGATAG
- a CDS encoding retropepsin-like aspartic protease family protein — protein MNDDMLMRVVYLLILLVCIGGSFWASMRQDLSKSMQQAAIWVLIFLGMLGGIGLYNDITNRHSPRQAVAEGGEIIAPRFRDGHYHLTLDVNGVPIDFLVDTGASQVVLTQDDARRVGLEPESLNYSGQASTANGIVRTAPVTLQSVALEGIIDRNLPAVVNDGQMDGSLLGMSYLESFRSIEIRDNALVLTR, from the coding sequence ATGAATGACGATATGCTCATGCGCGTGGTGTACCTTCTGATCCTGCTGGTCTGTATTGGCGGCAGTTTCTGGGCGTCCATGCGTCAGGATTTGTCCAAGTCGATGCAGCAGGCCGCCATCTGGGTCCTGATTTTCCTCGGTATGCTGGGCGGCATCGGACTCTATAACGATATCACCAACCGCCATTCGCCCCGTCAGGCGGTTGCGGAAGGCGGCGAAATCATCGCGCCCCGTTTTCGCGACGGCCACTATCATCTGACGTTGGATGTGAACGGCGTACCCATCGACTTCCTGGTCGATACCGGTGCGTCGCAGGTCGTTCTGACACAGGATGACGCCCGCCGCGTCGGGCTTGAACCGGAAAGCCTGAATTACTCGGGTCAGGCCTCGACAGCGAACGGCATCGTGCGGACCGCCCCTGTGACACTTCAAAGCGTCGCGTTGGAAGGGATCATTGATCGCAACCTGCCCGCCGTCGTCAACGATGGCCAGATGGACGGATCACTGCTTGGGATGTCCTATCTGGAATCGTTCAGAAGCATTGAAATCCGCGACAACGCTTTGGTGCTGACACGTTAG
- a CDS encoding ABC-F family ATP-binding cassette domain-containing protein yields the protein MLKISDITYSIQGRTLIEHTSVTIPAGHKVGLVGRNGTGKTSLFKVIRGEWVLDTGSVNIPRGWKIGGVSQEVPGNEVSLIDTVLRADTEREALLAEAETATDPTRIADIQTRLTDIDAWSAEARAATILKGLGFTHEEQSMPCSAFSGGWRMRVALAAVLFSEPDLLLLDEPTNYLDLEGALWLEAYLVKYPHTVLIVSHDRELLNRSVGGILHLEDKSLTYYTGNYDNFAKQRAEKRALMASAAKKQADKRAHLQAFVDRFKAKASKAKQAQSRVKMLEKMETIRAPEDAARTVFTFPEPEELSPPIIATEGAAVGYGNNIVLHDLNLRIDQDDRIALLGRNGEGKSTLSKMLSGRLDVARGKMVTSNKLRIGFFAQHQVDELRVEETPLDHLFRERPHEGQAKLRARLASFGLGADQAETEVGRLSGGQKARLSLLLATLPAPHLLILDEPTNHLDIESREALVEALTAYSGAVILVSHDMHLLSLVADRLWLVSGGRVKPYEDDLPSYRKMLLTPDKVEKSKPAPEKPKRASRDEMLALKSDARKCEERVNKINDMRDKLAKKLADPELYEDAKKGELETWNKKYAEVMAGLEKAEALWMAALEKLEKAQA from the coding sequence ATGCTCAAGATTTCAGACATCACCTATTCGATTCAAGGCCGCACGCTGATTGAACACACCAGTGTGACGATCCCGGCTGGCCACAAAGTTGGCCTTGTGGGGCGCAACGGCACTGGCAAGACCAGCCTGTTCAAGGTCATCCGTGGCGAATGGGTGCTGGACACGGGCAGCGTCAACATTCCACGCGGTTGGAAGATCGGCGGCGTCAGTCAGGAAGTGCCTGGCAATGAGGTGTCGCTGATCGACACAGTGCTGCGGGCAGATACCGAGCGCGAAGCGCTGCTGGCCGAGGCGGAAACCGCCACCGACCCCACACGCATCGCCGATATCCAGACTCGCCTGACCGATATAGACGCATGGTCTGCCGAAGCACGGGCAGCGACGATCCTCAAAGGCCTGGGGTTTACCCATGAAGAACAATCCATGCCCTGTTCGGCCTTTTCGGGGGGCTGGCGGATGCGCGTGGCCCTTGCGGCGGTGCTGTTCAGCGAACCCGATCTGCTGCTTCTGGACGAACCGACCAACTACCTCGACCTTGAAGGCGCGCTGTGGCTCGAGGCGTATCTGGTCAAATACCCGCACACGGTTCTTATCGTGTCGCACGACCGCGAGCTGCTGAACCGGTCCGTTGGCGGCATTCTGCACCTCGAAGACAAATCGCTGACCTATTACACCGGCAACTACGACAATTTCGCAAAACAACGCGCCGAAAAGCGGGCGCTGATGGCGTCCGCCGCAAAGAAGCAGGCCGACAAGCGCGCCCATTTGCAAGCCTTTGTTGACCGCTTCAAGGCCAAGGCCTCCAAGGCGAAACAGGCGCAGTCACGCGTCAAGATGCTGGAAAAAATGGAAACCATCCGCGCGCCCGAAGACGCCGCACGCACCGTTTTCACGTTCCCCGAACCCGAAGAACTCTCGCCCCCGATTATCGCAACCGAAGGTGCCGCCGTCGGTTACGGCAACAACATCGTACTGCACGATCTGAACTTGCGGATCGACCAGGACGACCGGATCGCACTGCTGGGCCGCAACGGTGAAGGAAAATCTACGCTTTCCAAGATGTTATCTGGCCGCCTTGATGTCGCACGCGGCAAGATGGTGACGTCCAACAAGCTGCGCATCGGCTTTTTCGCCCAGCATCAGGTGGACGAACTGCGGGTCGAGGAAACGCCGCTGGACCATCTGTTCCGTGAACGCCCACACGAAGGCCAGGCCAAGCTGCGCGCGCGGTTGGCTAGTTTTGGCCTTGGCGCGGATCAGGCCGAAACCGAGGTCGGGCGGCTTTCGGGCGGTCAGAAGGCGCGTCTGTCGCTGTTGCTGGCCACCCTGCCCGCACCGCACCTGTTGATCCTCGACGAACCAACGAACCACCTCGATATCGAAAGCCGCGAGGCCTTGGTCGAGGCGCTGACTGCCTATTCGGGTGCCGTCATTCTTGTCAGCCACGACATGCACCTGTTGTCGCTGGTTGCTGACCGGCTTTGGCTGGTGTCGGGCGGCCGCGTGAAACCTTACGAGGACGATCTGCCGTCCTATCGCAAGATGTTGCTGACGCCTGACAAGGTTGAAAAGTCGAAACCTGCCCCCGAAAAACCAAAACGCGCCAGCCGTGACGAGATGCTCGCGCTCAAGTCAGATGCCCGCAAATGCGAAGAACGTGTCAACAAGATCAATGACATGCGCGACAAACTTGCCAAGAAACTGGCGGACCCGGAACTTTATGAGGATGCCAAAAAGGGCGAGTTGGAAACCTGGAACAAGAAATATGCTGAAGTGATGGCCGGTCTTGAAAAGGCCGAGGCGCTTTGGATGGCAGCACTTGAAAAGCTTGAAAAGGCGCAGGCATGA
- a CDS encoding LPS-assembly protein LptD, with amino-acid sequence MRLLVFLLCLLPCAALAQGVATLVADDVVIEDSTRLIASGNIEVIYDGTRLTARQITFDQTTDRLTIDGPIFIQGPDGTILTANRAALDPQLENGILQGARLVLNQQLQLAANQIDRAEGRYSQLYKTAVTSCQVCGTQAPLWEIRAERVVHDEEAQQLYFTNATFHVRGVPIFWLPRARLPDPTLDRANGLLTPRIRSSDQLGLGIKVPYFLTLGDHRDVTLTPYGSSETTTLELEYRQAFVSGDLTAEAAVSRDTLLPEELRSYIFVEGAFDLARDFKLTFDVEAVSDPAYLLDYSYSDKDRLDSAIGITRARDTDLFQTSFTYYVSLRDDESNSTLPPIVADIGYRKRSFPRFGGTLTWDLSADAIVRYGSDVGADGRDVARLGAGVDWQRQWISDAGFITRTEAGLRADAYRLEDNTAFGDGVRTVPSAQITLSYPLVRKTNRSRQLLTPMLALGWSDTFGIMPPNEDSTRPEFDAANLFALSRFPGDDAVETGLRGAVGLHWSRQGNEGGSAHLTIGRVYREEVNDQFTQTSGLKGNASDWLVAGQFALPQGFRVEGRAQLGANLDPTLAAAKIDWQDDSLNLAASYIWQTADEELGRPDPISEWLIDTRVQLNPAWAVSFDTRYDVTEDQPARAGIGVEWRNECVTVDLSVSRRYTSSTTVDPSTDYGLSVSLNGFSAGRSDAGPARSCN; translated from the coding sequence ATGCGGCTTCTGGTGTTTCTTTTGTGTCTTCTGCCCTGCGCAGCGCTTGCGCAGGGCGTCGCAACGCTTGTTGCCGATGACGTGGTGATCGAAGACAGCACGCGCCTGATCGCATCCGGTAATATCGAGGTGATCTATGACGGCACCCGCCTCACGGCGCGGCAGATCACCTTCGACCAAACCACGGACCGGCTGACCATTGACGGACCGATCTTCATTCAAGGGCCAGACGGAACAATCCTGACGGCGAACCGCGCCGCACTTGATCCGCAACTCGAAAACGGCATCCTGCAGGGGGCCCGGCTGGTACTGAACCAGCAACTACAGCTTGCGGCCAACCAGATTGACAGGGCCGAAGGGCGGTATTCGCAGCTCTACAAGACGGCCGTCACCTCCTGTCAGGTCTGCGGCACACAGGCCCCATTGTGGGAAATCCGGGCCGAGCGTGTGGTCCACGACGAAGAGGCACAGCAGCTTTATTTTACAAATGCCACTTTCCACGTTCGCGGCGTGCCGATCTTCTGGCTGCCCCGCGCACGCCTGCCCGATCCGACGCTTGATCGCGCAAACGGGCTTTTGACGCCACGCATTCGCTCGTCCGATCAGTTGGGGCTGGGGATCAAGGTGCCCTACTTCCTGACGCTCGGGGATCATCGCGATGTGACGCTGACGCCCTACGGATCAAGCGAGACGACGACGCTTGAACTGGAATATCGTCAGGCGTTCGTCAGTGGTGATCTGACGGCTGAAGCCGCGGTAAGCCGCGATACATTGCTGCCAGAGGAACTGCGCAGCTACATCTTTGTCGAAGGCGCGTTCGATCTGGCCCGCGATTTCAAACTGACCTTCGATGTCGAAGCAGTCAGCGATCCGGCTTACCTGCTCGATTACAGCTACTCGGATAAGGACCGGCTCGACAGCGCTATCGGGATCACGCGGGCGCGGGACACAGACCTCTTCCAGACAAGTTTCACCTACTATGTGTCCTTGCGGGACGATGAATCCAACAGCACGCTGCCACCGATCGTGGCCGATATCGGCTATCGCAAACGCAGCTTTCCGCGCTTTGGCGGGACGCTGACCTGGGATTTAAGTGCTGACGCGATCGTGCGTTATGGCAGCGACGTCGGCGCAGATGGACGTGATGTGGCGCGGCTTGGGGCGGGCGTCGACTGGCAGCGGCAATGGATCAGCGACGCAGGTTTCATCACACGGACAGAGGCAGGTCTGCGCGCGGACGCCTATCGATTGGAAGACAACACCGCCTTCGGTGATGGCGTGCGCACCGTGCCCTCGGCACAGATTACACTTTCCTATCCGCTGGTGCGCAAGACCAACCGGTCGCGACAACTGCTGACACCGATGCTTGCCCTCGGTTGGTCCGATACTTTTGGCATCATGCCACCGAATGAAGACAGTACGCGCCCCGAATTCGATGCGGCAAACCTGTTTGCACTGTCGCGATTTCCGGGTGACGACGCGGTTGAAACCGGGCTGCGCGGGGCCGTCGGCTTGCACTGGAGTCGGCAAGGCAACGAAGGCGGCAGCGCCCATCTGACGATCGGTCGCGTGTACCGCGAAGAGGTGAATGACCAGTTCACGCAGACCTCGGGCCTGAAAGGAAACGCCTCTGACTGGCTTGTTGCGGGGCAGTTCGCGCTCCCGCAAGGCTTTCGTGTTGAAGGTCGTGCGCAACTTGGCGCCAATCTTGATCCCACGCTGGCTGCGGCCAAGATCGACTGGCAGGATGACAGCCTGAACCTGGCGGCCAGCTATATCTGGCAGACCGCCGACGAAGAGCTTGGCAGACCCGACCCGATTTCCGAATGGCTGATTGACACAAGGGTGCAGTTGAACCCGGCCTGGGCGGTCAGCTTTGACACGCGCTATGACGTGACCGAAGACCAACCCGCGCGCGCTGGGATTGGCGTGGAATGGCGCAACGAATGCGTGACGGTCGATCTTTCGGTCTCGCGCCGCTACACGTCTTCGACTACAGTGGACCCGTCAACAGACTACGGGTTATCTGTGTCACTGAACGGCTTTAGCGCCGGTCGGTCCGATGCAGGCCCGGCCAGAAGCTGTAACTAG
- the lptF gene encoding LPS export ABC transporter permease LptF: MLSQLMVVFGFFSLVLVMVYWINRAVVLFDRLIADGQSAGVFLEFTALSLPAVIRLALPLSAFAASVYVTNRMATESELVVVQATGFSAYRLARPVLYFGLIVFALMLVLMHYLVPLSTAQLNERRAEIAQNVSARLLTEGQFMEPADGITVYIRDITPEGELRDILLSDIRDPDSHLTYTAAKAYLVRTDGDAQLVMVDGLAQTLRTSDQRLFITSFADFAYNIGDLMAVAERDGRASQELMTWELLNPTPELEEETGKDAARLISEGHDRFGQALLGTVGALLGFSALLVGGFSRFGVWRQIIGAIFLIIVIKALETVGLNIARSNPQLWFSTYLSIITGFLIIWALLFLSGRPALFKRRVQVQS; this comes from the coding sequence ATGCTGTCACAACTGATGGTCGTGTTCGGCTTTTTCAGCCTCGTTCTGGTGATGGTCTATTGGATCAACCGCGCTGTCGTCCTATTCGACCGGTTGATCGCGGACGGGCAGTCAGCCGGGGTCTTTCTGGAATTCACGGCCCTGTCCTTGCCTGCGGTGATCCGGCTTGCCCTGCCGCTTTCGGCCTTTGCGGCTTCGGTCTATGTGACCAACCGCATGGCCACGGAATCCGAACTTGTTGTCGTGCAGGCCACCGGCTTTTCCGCTTACCGACTGGCGCGGCCTGTTTTGTATTTCGGCCTGATCGTCTTTGCACTGATGTTGGTGCTGATGCACTACCTTGTGCCGCTATCCACCGCGCAGTTGAACGAAAGACGCGCGGAGATTGCGCAGAACGTCTCTGCCCGGCTACTGACCGAAGGGCAGTTCATGGAACCGGCAGACGGGATCACCGTCTACATCCGCGACATTACGCCCGAAGGCGAATTGCGCGACATCCTCCTGTCCGACATCCGTGATCCGGACTCGCATCTGACCTACACGGCAGCAAAGGCCTACCTCGTGCGCACCGACGGGGATGCGCAGCTTGTTATGGTCGACGGGCTGGCACAGACGTTGCGGACCAGCGACCAGCGGCTGTTCATTACCTCTTTTGCCGATTTCGCCTATAACATCGGCGACCTGATGGCCGTGGCAGAGCGTGACGGACGTGCGTCCCAGGAACTGATGACATGGGAACTGCTCAACCCCACGCCCGAGCTGGAAGAAGAAACCGGCAAAGATGCCGCCCGCCTGATTTCCGAAGGGCATGACCGCTTCGGGCAGGCGCTGCTTGGCACTGTCGGTGCGCTTTTGGGCTTTTCGGCCTTGCTTGTCGGCGGGTTCAGCCGGTTCGGTGTCTGGCGACAGATCATCGGTGCGATCTTTTTGATCATCGTTATCAAAGCGCTGGAAACTGTCGGCCTGAACATTGCCCGCAGCAATCCACAGCTCTGGTTCAGCACGTACCTGTCGATCATCACCGGCTTTCTTATCATCTGGGCGTTGCTGTTTCTTTCGGGACGGCCCGCCCTTTTCAAGCGCCGCGTTCAGGTGCAATCATGA
- a CDS encoding DNA polymerase III subunit chi, protein MGAVYFYHLTETPLEATLPTLLSKSRDAGWRILVRGTDAALLERLDNVLWQGPVDSFVPHGLAGGPYDAEQPILLGADVSSDGFDCVMSVSGAEVAPEEVTALQRTCVLFDGHDGAALDHARTQWKTLTQAGVSAQYWAQDNGRWAMKAQA, encoded by the coding sequence ATGGGCGCGGTCTATTTCTATCACCTGACAGAGACGCCGCTTGAAGCGACCTTGCCCACGCTGTTGTCCAAGTCCCGCGATGCGGGTTGGCGGATTCTGGTGCGCGGTACTGATGCGGCCTTGCTTGAACGCTTGGATAACGTGCTTTGGCAGGGACCGGTCGACAGCTTTGTGCCGCACGGGCTGGCCGGTGGACCATATGACGCGGAGCAGCCCATACTGCTGGGGGCGGATGTTTCGTCAGATGGCTTTGACTGCGTCATGAGCGTGTCAGGTGCCGAGGTCGCGCCCGAGGAGGTCACGGCACTGCAACGCACCTGCGTGCTGTTCGACGGACACGACGGTGCCGCGCTGGATCACGCCCGCACACAGTGGAAAACACTGACCCAGGCAGGCGTGTCCGCGCAATACTGGGCGCAGGACAACGGGCGGTGGGCAATGAAGGCGCAAGCCTGA
- a CDS encoding peptidylprolyl isomerase, translating to MRLIQFLTALMLTAGAAVAQGQFSPAVQVNDDVITVYELQQRARLLELFRTPGDPNALAREQLIEDRLKQQAIDQRGLRLTDEALQAELEAFAGRANLSLDQFNTLLAQNGVDQKTLADFVRIGVTWRDYIRSRYGNQAQISDAEVDAALGRAGSNDGSGIEVLLSEIIIPAPPPRAAQALARAQQISQLTSTAAFEAQARQVSALPSKARGGRLDWLPISNYPPQLRSIILDLAPGQVTAPIQIPNGVALFQMRAVREVPQAPPAPTAIEYAAFYLPAGSDGGVTAAQQLAARVDTCDDLYGEARGLPQEVLERASLPVAEIPQDVAMELARLDAGEVSYNLTRAAGDTRVFLMLCSRQFGEGGAVDREAVRNQLRSQRLAGFAAALLEDLRASATITNG from the coding sequence ATGCGCCTGATCCAATTCCTGACCGCCCTGATGCTGACAGCCGGGGCCGCCGTGGCACAGGGGCAGTTCTCGCCCGCGGTTCAGGTGAATGACGATGTCATCACCGTCTACGAGCTGCAGCAACGGGCGCGATTGCTGGAATTGTTCCGCACGCCGGGCGATCCGAACGCACTGGCGCGCGAACAACTGATCGAAGACCGGCTGAAGCAACAGGCCATCGACCAGCGCGGTCTGCGTCTGACGGACGAAGCGTTGCAGGCAGAACTTGAAGCCTTTGCCGGTCGCGCGAACCTGTCGCTGGATCAGTTCAACACCCTGCTTGCCCAGAACGGGGTCGATCAGAAAACGCTGGCCGATTTTGTGCGCATCGGCGTGACATGGCGGGACTATATCCGCAGCCGCTATGGCAATCAGGCACAAATCAGCGATGCCGAAGTCGATGCCGCACTTGGCCGCGCGGGCAGCAATGACGGCTCCGGTATCGAAGTCCTGCTGTCTGAAATCATCATCCCGGCCCCGCCACCACGCGCCGCACAGGCGCTGGCACGGGCCCAGCAGATTTCGCAACTGACCAGCACCGCCGCGTTCGAGGCGCAGGCGCGTCAGGTATCGGCCCTGCCCAGCAAAGCGCGTGGCGGTCGGCTTGACTGGTTGCCGATCAGCAATTACCCGCCGCAACTGCGCTCGATCATTCTTGATCTTGCACCCGGTCAGGTGACCGCTCCGATCCAGATTCCGAACGGTGTCGCGCTGTTCCAGATGCGGGCCGTGCGTGAGGTACCGCAGGCACCACCAGCCCCGACAGCAATCGAATATGCGGCCTTCTATCTGCCCGCCGGGTCTGATGGCGGCGTCACCGCAGCCCAGCAGCTGGCCGCCCGTGTGGACACATGCGACGACCTTTACGGCGAAGCACGCGGCTTGCCGCAGGAAGTCCTGGAACGCGCGTCCCTGCCCGTCGCTGAAATTCCACAGGATGTGGCCATGGAACTGGCGCGTCTTGATGCAGGCGAAGTGTCCTATAACCTGACGCGGGCCGCGGGCGACACACGGGTTTTCCTGATGCTGTGTTCGCGCCAGTTCGGTGAAGGTGGTGCAGTTGACCGCGAAGCGGTGCGCAACCAGTTGCGCAGTCAGCGGCTTGCTGGTTTCGCGGCGGCCCTTCTTGAAGACTTGCGCGCCTCTGCCACCATCACGAATGGTTAA
- a CDS encoding MarC family protein, which yields MTELPALITAFTTLFIIIDPLGLTPLFIALTQGMTPAQRRGVAIRACLTAGALMVVFTLLGEAVLNFVGISMDAFRIAGGILLFLTALEMLFQRRQARKAGEANEAASHLDDDPSIFPLALPLIVGPGTITTIILLTGQADGSAEVLAVGGVLFAVLLIVFVAFLSASFLERLLGRTGLNIVTRVLGMLLAALAVQFILDGLRGFGLGG from the coding sequence ATGACCGAACTTCCCGCCTTGATCACTGCGTTCACGACGCTGTTCATCATCATCGACCCGCTGGGGCTGACGCCCTTGTTCATCGCGCTGACGCAAGGCATGACCCCGGCGCAACGCCGCGGCGTCGCAATCCGGGCTTGCCTTACGGCCGGTGCGCTCATGGTTGTCTTCACCTTGCTGGGCGAAGCCGTGCTGAATTTCGTCGGTATTTCCATGGATGCATTCCGCATCGCGGGTGGCATCCTGTTGTTCCTGACCGCGCTTGAAATGCTGTTTCAGCGCCGACAGGCCCGCAAGGCCGGTGAAGCCAACGAGGCCGCCAGCCACCTTGACGACGATCCGTCGATCTTTCCGCTGGCTTTGCCGCTGATTGTCGGGCCGGGCACCATCACGACGATTATCCTGCTGACGGGACAGGCGGACGGCAGTGCCGAGGTCTTGGCCGTGGGCGGTGTGTTGTTCGCGGTCCTGCTGATCGTCTTCGTCGCATTTCTGTCCGCATCATTTCTGGAACGCCTGCTGGGCCGGACGGGATTGAACATTGTCACCAGGGTTCTGGGAATGCTTTTGGCCGCACTTGCCGTTCAGTTCATTCTGGATGGTCTGAGGGGTTTCGGTCTCGGCGGCTAG
- the lptG gene encoding LPS export ABC transporter permease LptG, which produces MILHRYFARRFFFAFLGVFTIFLLILTFIGLVDQLRRFSGDEVTFGQILILALLNIPQGIYRILPLIMIIATIALFLSLARSSELVVTRAAGRSALRALSAPLLVALTLGIAAIAILNPIVAATTQQYELRSSDLRGEGSALILGETGLWLRQGGSGEQTVIRAAGSNLDGTELSNVTFLTFAGESGPLRRIEAERAALVAGAWALTNAKSWPLDRDIVPEAAATDHDSLRIPSTLTADEIRNSFGTPSSIPIWELPAFIDRLQSAGFSAQRHQVWFQMELALPVFLVAMVMIGASFTLRHQRGGRTGVMIMLAILLSFAIYFLRNFAQILGENGQLPAMLAAWAPPLAAIGLAMGMLLHQEDG; this is translated from the coding sequence ATGATCCTGCACCGCTATTTCGCCCGCCGTTTCTTTTTTGCCTTTCTCGGCGTGTTCACGATTTTCCTGCTGATCCTGACGTTCATCGGTCTGGTGGACCAGCTGCGACGCTTTTCAGGGGACGAGGTGACGTTCGGCCAGATCCTTATCCTTGCGCTTCTGAACATCCCGCAGGGCATCTACCGTATCCTGCCGCTGATCATGATCATCGCGACCATTGCGCTGTTCCTCAGCCTTGCGCGGTCGTCCGAATTGGTCGTCACCCGCGCGGCGGGGCGATCGGCGTTGCGGGCGTTGAGTGCGCCGCTTCTGGTGGCGCTCACGCTTGGTATTGCCGCAATCGCGATCCTGAACCCGATCGTCGCGGCCACCACCCAGCAATATGAACTGCGCAGCAGCGATCTGCGTGGCGAAGGCAGCGCGCTGATCCTTGGCGAAACAGGACTTTGGCTACGACAGGGCGGAAGCGGCGAACAGACGGTAATCCGCGCAGCGGGCTCGAACCTCGATGGCACGGAACTCAGTAACGTCACTTTCCTGACATTCGCAGGCGAGTCAGGACCATTGCGCCGCATCGAGGCTGAACGGGCCGCGCTCGTAGCCGGGGCATGGGCGCTGACAAACGCAAAAAGCTGGCCATTGGACCGCGATATCGTGCCAGAGGCCGCCGCGACCGACCACGACAGCCTGCGCATACCCTCAACACTGACAGCGGACGAAATTCGCAACAGCTTTGGCACCCCGTCGTCCATTCCGATCTGGGAATTGCCTGCGTTCATCGACCGCCTGCAAAGCGCCGGCTTCTCAGCACAACGCCATCAGGTCTGGTTCCAGATGGAATTGGCATTGCCGGTCTTTCTGGTGGCAATGGTCATGATCGGCGCAAGCTTCACCTTGCGCCACCAGCGCGGCGGGCGGACCGGCGTGATGATCATGCTGGCAATCCTGCTGTCCTTTGCGATCTATTTCCTGCGCAACTTTGCCCAGATCCTGGGCGAAAACGGGCAGTTGCCTGCCATGCTGGCCGCATGGGCACCGCCGCTGGCGGCGATCGGGCTTGCGATGGGGATGCTCTTGCATCAAGAGGACGGCTGA